From the genome of Campylobacter concisus, one region includes:
- a CDS encoding cytochrome ubiquinol oxidase subunit I, whose translation MSEMDFVDWSRAQFALTAIYHFLFVPLTLGLSFIIAIMETIYVKTGDKAWLEITKFWLKLFGINFAIGVATGIIMEFEFGTNWANYSWFVGDIFGAPLAIEGLLAFFMESTFFAIMFFGWEKVSKKFHLLSTWLVAIGSNLSALWILIANGWMQYPIGMKFNPDTARMEMENFFEVALNPLGISKFLHTVTSGYTISAIFVIGISAWFLIKKRHILLAKKSIVVASAFGLITSAFLLLSGDESAYFVAQKQPMKLAAMEGLYKGETNAGLVAAGILNLAKELGDESEPFLLEIKVPYALGIMANRGLDSFTPGINDLLYGNSEHNLMSVEEKMAKGKVAIEALKNYKEAKKANDESLMKSSLSNLESNLNFLGYGYLKDAKEAVPPVALTFYSFHIMVALGTYFIALFAITLYLNLSRKYKFENIRAFLWICLFTIPLGYIAAEAGWIVAEVGRQPWVIQDLMTVGVGATNLADSNIKISFILFAVLFTVLLIAEIKIMLKQIKIGFNDHA comes from the coding sequence ATGTCTGAGATGGATTTTGTTGACTGGTCTAGGGCTCAGTTTGCGCTGACTGCCATTTACCACTTTTTGTTTGTCCCACTTACTTTGGGACTAAGTTTTATCATCGCCATTATGGAGACGATATATGTCAAAACTGGTGACAAAGCCTGGCTTGAGATAACGAAATTTTGGCTAAAGCTCTTTGGTATAAATTTCGCTATCGGTGTGGCTACTGGCATCATCATGGAGTTTGAGTTTGGTACAAACTGGGCGAATTACAGCTGGTTTGTCGGCGATATATTTGGCGCTCCTCTTGCGATTGAAGGCTTGCTCGCATTTTTTATGGAGAGTACATTTTTTGCCATTATGTTTTTTGGCTGGGAAAAGGTTAGTAAGAAATTTCACCTACTTTCAACTTGGCTTGTCGCGATCGGTTCAAATTTAAGTGCACTTTGGATCTTGATCGCAAATGGCTGGATGCAGTATCCAATAGGCATGAAATTTAACCCAGATACCGCCAGAATGGAGATGGAGAATTTCTTTGAAGTTGCGCTAAATCCTCTTGGAATTAGCAAATTTTTACACACAGTAACTAGCGGCTACACCATCTCAGCTATCTTTGTGATAGGAATTTCTGCTTGGTTTTTAATCAAAAAACGCCACATCTTGCTAGCTAAAAAAAGTATCGTGGTTGCTAGCGCATTTGGACTTATCACTTCGGCATTTTTACTACTTAGCGGCGATGAGAGCGCATATTTTGTAGCTCAAAAGCAGCCTATGAAGCTAGCAGCCATGGAGGGACTTTACAAGGGCGAGACTAACGCTGGGCTAGTTGCTGCTGGTATTTTAAACCTAGCTAAAGAGCTTGGCGACGAGAGCGAGCCATTTTTGCTTGAGATAAAGGTGCCTTACGCACTTGGTATCATGGCAAACAGAGGGCTTGACTCATTTACACCAGGTATAAATGACCTACTTTATGGCAATAGCGAGCACAATCTCATGAGCGTTGAGGAGAAGATGGCAAAGGGCAAAGTAGCTATCGAAGCTCTTAAAAACTACAAAGAGGCTAAAAAAGCAAATGACGAGAGTTTGATGAAAAGCTCGCTTTCAAATTTAGAGAGCAACCTAAATTTCTTAGGATATGGCTATCTTAAAGACGCAAAAGAGGCCGTGCCACCAGTTGCACTTACATTTTATAGTTTCCACATTATGGTCGCACTTGGCACTTACTTCATAGCTCTTTTTGCTATTACGCTCTATCTAAATCTTTCAAGAAAATATAAATTTGAAAACATAAGAGCGTTTTTGTGGATCTGCCTCTTTACCATACCGCTTGGCTACATCGCAGCTGAAGCTGGCTGGATAGTAGCAGAGGTCGGTCGTCAGCCTTGGGTGATACAAGATCTCATGACCGTTGGCGTTGGTGCTACGAATTTAGCAGACTCAAATATCAAAATTTCATTTATATTATTTGCTGTTTTATTTACGGTCTTGCTGATTGCTGAGATCAAAATCATGCTTAAGCAAATAAAGATAGGATTTAATGATCATGCATAG